A single Candoia aspera isolate rCanAsp1 chromosome 5, rCanAsp1.hap2, whole genome shotgun sequence DNA region contains:
- the LOC134499318 gene encoding cytochrome c oxidase assembly factor 4 homolog, mitochondrial produces the protein MSGHSWSQKTKARGQEEEEEEEDPFDQMIQRTGCATFHYAVMECMAEHQDWRKCQEQVHSFRTCMAEHQKQRAEERQRLHQPTS, from the coding sequence ATGTCTGGCCACAGCTGGAGCCAGAAGACGAAAGCaagggggcaggaggaggaggaggaggaggaagaccctTTTGACCAGATGATCCAGCGCACCGGCTGCGCCACTTTCCATTATGCTGTGATGGAGTGCATGGCAGAGCACCAGGACTGGCGGAAGTGCCAGGAGCAAGTGCACAGCTTTAGGACCTGCATGGCGGAACATCAGAAGCAGAGGGCAGAAGAGAGGCAGAGGCTGCACCAGCCCACCAGCTGA
- the PAAF1 gene encoding proteasomal ATPase-associated factor 1, translated as MAQAPVLRIQSDWDQVLRKNEEEAWLSCRSPGKSTLYGTLTCQGLSTDGIPEIVASEGFEVSQITKKSLLVSCSRENTSTKFLAPYTTFCRIHQKSITCLDISSGGGLGVSTSADGTMKIWQAANGEIRRNLEGHVYDVNCCRFFPSGIVVLSGGMDARLKIWSAENGRCVATFQGHKAGILDTAIVERGRNVVSGSRDGTARLWDCGQSTCLGVVADCGSPINGIALNETDNSINLGSPEKAPSEREVGTEGKLLLLAREDKKLQGVGLQSRQPVFLFLGSDAFNCCTFLSNTYLLGGTQDGNIYQLDVRNTKAPLRVIHRSGAPVLSLMPHKDGFIASQGDGTCFIMQQDLDHVLELTGPDCDPVYKVATWGKEVYICCRDGIVRRYQLSDL; from the exons ATGGCGCAGGCGCCGGTGCTGCGGATCCAGAGCGACTGGGACCAGGTCTTGAG GAAGAATGAGGAGGAGGCCTGGCTGAGCTGCAGGAGTCCGG GGAAATCGACTTTATATGGAACTCTGACCTGTCAGGGTTTAAGCACAGATGGGATTCCTGAGATTGTAGCCTCTGAAGGATTTGAAGTCAGCCAAATCACTAAG AAAAGTCTTCTAGTATCCTGTTCGCGTGAAAACACCTCTACCAAATTTCTGGCACCCTATACCACCTTCTGCAGGATCCATCAAAAAAGT ATCACCTGCCTTGACATCTCTAGCGGAGGTGGGCTTGGAGTATCCACCAGTGCTGACGGCACTATGAAAATTTGGCAAGCTGCTAATGGGGAAATTAGG AGGAATTTGGAAGGCCATGTGTACGATGTGAATTGTTGTAGATTTTTCCCATCGGGCATCGTGGTGCTGAGTGGAGGGATGGACGCCAGGCTGAAGATCTGGTCTGCAGAAAATGGCCGCTGCGTTGCAACCTTTCAAGGACACAAAGCAG GAATTCTTGACACGGCCATTGTGGAGCGGGGTAGGAACGTGGTCTCCGGCTCCCGGGATGGGACAGCGCGCCTTTGGGATTGCGGGCAATCGACTTGCCTAGGAGTTGTGGCTGATTGCGGCTCTCCAATCAACGGGATAGCTCTGAATGAAACAGACAACTCCATAAATTTGGGCTCCCCTGAAAAAGCTCCCA GTGAACGCGAGGTTGGCACGGAAGGCAAGCTTTTGCTATTAGCTCGGGAGGACAAAAAATTGCAAGGCGTGGGGTTACAGAGCAGGCAGCCG gttttcctttttcttggttCTGATGCTTTCAACTGCTGTACCTTCCTCTCTAACACGTATCTCCTGGGAGGGACACAGGATGGGAACATATACCAGCTGGATGTCAGAAATACCAA AGCTCCCCTTCGAGTGATCCATAGATCAGGAGCCCCAGTCCTTTCACTGATGCCTCACAAAGATGGATTTATTGCCAGCCAAG GTGATGGGACCTGTTTTATTATGCAGCAAGATCTCGATCACGTTCTCGAGCTGACCGGACCCGACTGTGACCCTGTGTACAAG GTGGCAACCTGGGGAAAAGAAGTATACATATGCTGCAGAGATGGGATAGTGAGGCGATACCAGCTTTCAGATCTCTGA